One Fuerstiella marisgermanici DNA window includes the following coding sequences:
- the amrB gene encoding AmmeMemoRadiSam system protein B translates to MEAISESPSLTDEQEDAIHGAACEIVAATVTGRPIQLPDRSLANAADITVMGVFATLKRNGQLRGCCGSVGQPMNLLQALAQSAARTAKDDHRFPPVSATELPYLTLDVTLLFNFESVTEQGEDRVNAVEVGRHGLKIVRGGKSGLLLPIVAIERGWDSRTFLDQVCRKAGLPITAWQQPDAQLVRFEGRMIEREMEPSVLARSISAKPHPMSQSEVETLAAFARANIMATLQGAVPGCFPANCSDGTVDGIALRLTFRGVDEQAVFSQLQFRGGVPLQTTLLQLTQSAAGWLRNSQFDPDLIARLKVDLVAFADPAMHGVVKSPDVNGIDPASRAVLVTEGQRSAWMFCPELSAEELVERSAKAAQVSMPTSASVFSFAAVSSSSDISNTNVPHPRPGAEVRPAGVAGRFYPSSPSALSAIVQSCLGEVPETKEKWPAVMVPHAGLQFSGRVAGDVLKKIEIPETAIVIGPKHTRSGVDWAVAPHKTWQLPGGAMASDPQLAERLADRIDGLQLDAAAHMHEHCIEVELPLLQELAPQAKVVGIAVGGGNLDRCVRFGQQLAGVISEMKTAPLLIISSDMNHFASDEENRRLDEMALAAMESLDAAMLYDTVTSNSISMCGVLPAVIVMEALRAMGQLSRIQRVSYATSGEVSGDLDRVVGYAGMLLG, encoded by the coding sequence ATGGAGGCAATCAGCGAAAGTCCCTCATTGACGGATGAGCAGGAGGACGCGATTCACGGTGCAGCCTGCGAAATTGTGGCGGCGACGGTGACAGGCCGCCCAATACAACTGCCGGATCGAAGTCTGGCGAATGCGGCGGACATCACCGTCATGGGAGTCTTCGCGACACTCAAACGCAACGGCCAGCTGCGCGGTTGCTGCGGATCTGTTGGGCAGCCGATGAACCTACTGCAGGCGTTGGCACAATCGGCCGCTCGAACGGCAAAAGACGATCATCGGTTCCCGCCGGTATCAGCGACCGAACTGCCGTATCTTACGCTGGACGTCACTTTGCTGTTTAACTTTGAGTCCGTGACGGAGCAGGGAGAAGACCGCGTCAATGCGGTTGAGGTGGGGCGACATGGTTTAAAGATTGTGCGAGGGGGTAAGTCTGGCTTACTGTTGCCGATTGTGGCCATAGAACGCGGCTGGGATTCGCGCACATTTCTGGACCAGGTGTGTCGCAAGGCTGGCCTGCCAATCACCGCGTGGCAGCAACCGGACGCTCAGCTTGTGCGTTTCGAAGGTCGGATGATTGAGCGGGAAATGGAGCCATCAGTTCTGGCTCGCAGCATTTCCGCGAAACCTCATCCTATGAGCCAGTCGGAGGTCGAAACGTTGGCGGCCTTCGCGCGTGCGAACATCATGGCGACGCTGCAGGGGGCGGTCCCTGGTTGCTTTCCGGCGAACTGCTCAGACGGCACTGTCGACGGTATCGCTCTGCGCCTTACGTTTCGCGGCGTGGACGAACAGGCCGTGTTTTCGCAGTTGCAGTTCCGAGGCGGCGTTCCTTTGCAGACGACTCTATTGCAGCTGACGCAGTCTGCCGCCGGCTGGCTGCGAAACTCGCAATTCGATCCCGACCTGATTGCAAGGCTAAAGGTCGATCTAGTCGCGTTTGCCGATCCGGCGATGCATGGCGTTGTGAAATCGCCAGACGTAAACGGAATCGATCCAGCGAGTCGCGCTGTTCTGGTGACGGAAGGGCAGCGATCAGCGTGGATGTTTTGTCCTGAGTTGTCAGCTGAAGAACTGGTCGAACGATCGGCGAAGGCCGCTCAGGTGTCCATGCCGACGTCTGCATCCGTATTCAGTTTTGCGGCCGTCTCCAGTTCTTCAGATATCAGCAATACGAACGTGCCTCATCCTCGTCCCGGTGCTGAGGTTCGTCCTGCGGGCGTGGCGGGACGTTTCTATCCGTCGAGTCCATCTGCATTGTCGGCCATCGTCCAGAGTTGCCTCGGCGAAGTGCCCGAAACCAAAGAGAAGTGGCCAGCCGTCATGGTGCCGCATGCCGGGCTGCAATTTTCCGGCCGCGTTGCCGGCGATGTCTTAAAGAAGATCGAAATCCCGGAAACAGCGATCGTGATCGGCCCCAAACACACTCGTAGCGGAGTCGATTGGGCTGTGGCGCCGCACAAAACGTGGCAATTGCCAGGCGGGGCAATGGCATCAGATCCGCAGTTGGCGGAACGACTTGCGGATCGAATCGACGGGCTGCAACTGGACGCGGCGGCCCATATGCACGAGCACTGCATCGAAGTGGAATTGCCATTGCTGCAGGAACTCGCACCGCAGGCGAAGGTTGTCGGCATTGCAGTTGGCGGCGGCAACCTGGATCGTTGTGTCAGGTTTGGGCAACAGTTGGCCGGTGTGATATCGGAGATGAAAACGGCGCCGCTGCTGATCATTTCCAGCGACATGAATCACTTTGCCAGCGACGAAGAAAACCGTCGCCTGGACGAGATGGCTTTGGCTGCGATGGAGTCGCTCGATGCTGCGATGCTATATGACACGGTCACCTCCAACAGTATCTCGATGTGCGGCGTGCTGCCGGCCGTCATCGTGATGGAAGCGCTGCGGGCCATGGGCCAACTGTCACGTATTCAGCGAGTCAGCTACGCCACCAGCGGCGAAGTGTCTGGCGACCTGGATCGAGTGGTTGGATACGCTGGGATGTTATTGGGTTGA
- a CDS encoding succinylglutamate desuccinylase/aspartoacylase family protein, with protein sequence MVTSIINSHTFNGSEPGPHLLITAGVHGDEFEPIRAVQTLLNQFQNKSEDVSGFRGKVTLVPCVNEAAFLRGHRCAEDGLDLARTCPGSETGSITERTAFELSQLIAMADYYIDLHTGGTEYSLYPLAGYMLHADPEILEAQRRMARAFNLPVVWGTSPHLDGRSLSVARDAAVPAIYSEYHGAATCTANGTRDCVDGCLNVMAELGMLTRTQPHCRVRHVVEDPKPDSGHLQVCNPSPVTGVFEPNVALGDLVTQGDPLGTVFPINDGEATPVHSEGSGLVILLRTFPRVKQGESVAVVLELP encoded by the coding sequence GTGGTCACCTCAATAATCAATTCTCACACCTTCAATGGCTCAGAACCGGGCCCTCACCTTCTCATCACAGCCGGTGTCCATGGAGATGAATTCGAACCGATCCGTGCGGTGCAGACGCTATTAAATCAGTTTCAAAACAAGTCTGAAGACGTGTCGGGCTTTCGTGGTAAAGTCACACTCGTCCCGTGCGTCAACGAAGCCGCGTTTCTCCGAGGTCACCGTTGCGCCGAAGACGGTTTAGATCTGGCTCGCACCTGCCCTGGGAGCGAAACAGGCAGCATTACGGAACGGACCGCGTTTGAACTCAGCCAGCTGATCGCAATGGCCGATTACTACATCGACCTGCACACCGGTGGCACCGAGTATTCGCTGTATCCGCTCGCTGGCTACATGCTGCACGCCGATCCAGAAATTCTCGAGGCCCAGCGACGTATGGCTCGCGCCTTCAATCTGCCGGTTGTGTGGGGGACATCGCCGCACCTGGACGGGCGATCCCTGTCGGTGGCTCGCGATGCAGCTGTTCCCGCCATCTACAGCGAATACCACGGTGCGGCCACATGCACTGCCAACGGGACTCGGGACTGCGTCGACGGCTGCCTGAACGTCATGGCAGAACTCGGCATGCTGACAAGAACGCAGCCGCATTGCCGAGTTCGTCACGTGGTCGAAGACCCGAAGCCTGACTCCGGACACCTTCAGGTCTGCAACCCGTCACCAGTCACGGGCGTCTTCGAACCCAACGTGGCTCTGGGAGATCTTGTAACGCAAGGCGATCCGTTGGGCACCGTGTTCCCAATCAACGACGGCGAAGCCACACCGGTTCATTCGGAAGGCAGCGGCCTGGTCATTCTGTTGCGAACATTCCCGCGCGTTAAACAGGGGGAATCAGTCGCCGTGGTTCTGGAACTACCATGA
- a CDS encoding M3 family metallopeptidase, with protein sequence MRRLFATLLSLSITLTLLTQPAAVAQLPDNKTTSVNSTPPTAGDLSPDNPFASPSKLPLQAPAFDKIKVEHFQPAFKAGMQQQLDEIEAIASQQADPKFENTIVAIEKSGTLLGRARQVFSNLTSSHTSDALQNIQTEMAPLLAAHSDNILLNQKLFKRVQSLYEDRDSLDLTGEQQEVLRQHYEDFVRAGAKLAEKDQDRIRALNEQLSTLQTKFEDNLLAETKARSILVDDVAVLDGLSESAIAAAAETAKERGHAGKYVLEITNTTRVPVLSSLNNRDLRERVWKASANRALGEDGGIDNRGLILEIAQLRAERAQLLGYDNHAAYKLADQMAKNPTAARKMLTDLVPGVVARVQEEAADLKAMMKQSGADHELAPWDWEYYAEKVRAEKFDVNDAAVKPYFELNSVLENGVFFTMNKLFGVTFKERKDLPVFHPEVRMFDVLDEDGSQVGLFYFDPFKRDSKRGGAWMSSFVDQSQLMNEKPVIVNTLNIPRPAKGEPALISFDNVTTLFHEMGHAVHGLFSDVTYPSVSGTATPRDFVEFPSTFEEDWAIQPEILANYARHYKTGEPIEKELLDKVIAASKFNQGFDTLEYLAAAILDLGWHTLSPDEIPGDVAAFEAATLKKYGVDVSVVPPRYRTAYFAHIWGGGYAASYYAYLWSEVLAADAHAHMMANGGATRDNGDTLRREVLSRGSSRDPMESYKAFRGQEPTVDALLKRRGLK encoded by the coding sequence ATGCGTCGATTGTTTGCCACCTTACTATCGCTTTCGATTACTCTGACGCTGTTAACTCAGCCTGCGGCAGTCGCTCAACTTCCCGACAATAAGACAACTTCCGTGAACTCAACGCCGCCAACTGCCGGGGACTTGTCCCCTGATAATCCCTTCGCTTCGCCCAGTAAGTTGCCTCTACAGGCACCTGCGTTCGATAAGATTAAAGTCGAGCATTTCCAGCCCGCGTTTAAGGCCGGCATGCAGCAGCAACTGGATGAGATCGAAGCGATCGCCAGTCAGCAAGCCGATCCAAAGTTCGAAAACACAATCGTGGCGATTGAGAAATCGGGCACGCTGCTGGGGCGAGCTCGCCAGGTTTTCTCGAACTTGACGTCGTCGCACACCAGCGATGCATTGCAGAACATCCAAACAGAAATGGCTCCGCTGCTGGCCGCTCATTCGGATAACATCCTGTTGAACCAGAAGTTATTCAAGCGAGTGCAATCGCTGTACGAAGATCGTGATTCGCTTGACCTGACCGGCGAACAACAGGAAGTGTTGCGACAACACTACGAAGACTTCGTTCGTGCCGGTGCGAAACTCGCTGAAAAAGACCAGGACCGTATTCGCGCGCTGAACGAGCAGCTTTCAACTTTGCAAACGAAATTCGAAGACAACCTGCTGGCCGAAACGAAAGCGCGATCCATTCTTGTGGACGATGTTGCCGTGCTGGACGGCCTTTCCGAATCGGCAATCGCTGCCGCCGCCGAAACGGCCAAGGAGCGTGGTCACGCTGGCAAGTACGTACTGGAAATCACCAACACAACTCGTGTGCCCGTGCTGTCGTCGCTGAATAATCGCGATCTCCGCGAGCGGGTGTGGAAAGCGTCTGCGAATCGAGCCCTGGGCGAAGATGGCGGCATTGACAATCGTGGACTGATTCTGGAGATCGCTCAGTTGCGAGCCGAACGCGCTCAGCTGTTAGGCTACGACAATCACGCGGCCTATAAACTGGCCGATCAGATGGCGAAAAATCCGACGGCCGCACGCAAGATGTTGACCGATCTGGTGCCCGGCGTCGTGGCTCGCGTGCAGGAAGAAGCAGCGGATCTGAAAGCCATGATGAAACAGTCAGGAGCCGATCACGAACTGGCTCCATGGGACTGGGAATACTATGCAGAGAAAGTGCGGGCCGAAAAATTCGACGTGAACGATGCAGCGGTGAAGCCGTATTTCGAGCTGAACAGCGTGCTCGAAAACGGTGTGTTCTTCACCATGAACAAGCTGTTTGGTGTCACCTTCAAAGAACGCAAAGATCTGCCCGTCTTCCATCCGGAAGTCCGCATGTTTGATGTGCTTGATGAAGATGGATCGCAGGTTGGTCTGTTCTACTTTGATCCGTTTAAGCGAGATTCGAAGCGGGGCGGCGCGTGGATGAGTTCTTTCGTTGACCAGTCGCAGCTGATGAATGAAAAGCCAGTGATCGTCAACACGCTGAACATTCCTCGACCTGCCAAAGGCGAGCCAGCATTGATCAGCTTTGACAACGTGACCACGCTGTTCCACGAGATGGGGCACGCGGTTCACGGCCTGTTTTCGGATGTGACGTATCCGTCCGTTTCGGGCACGGCCACACCGCGAGACTTCGTGGAATTTCCGTCGACGTTTGAAGAGGACTGGGCCATTCAGCCAGAGATTCTGGCCAATTACGCTCGGCACTACAAAACTGGCGAGCCGATTGAGAAAGAGCTTTTGGACAAAGTGATCGCGGCCAGTAAGTTCAATCAGGGCTTCGACACGTTGGAATACCTCGCGGCGGCGATCCTAGATCTGGGATGGCACACGCTGTCGCCTGACGAGATTCCGGGCGACGTTGCTGCTTTTGAGGCGGCTACGTTGAAAAAGTATGGCGTCGATGTGTCGGTCGTGCCGCCGCGTTATCGCACTGCGTATTTTGCTCATATTTGGGGAGGCGGCTATGCAGCCAGCTACTACGCTTACCTGTGGAGCGAAGTGTTGGCTGCCGATGCGCACGCTCACATGATGGCCAATGGCGGAGCAACTCGGGATAACGGCGACACTTTGCGACGGGAAGTGCTTTCGCGCGGCAGCAGTCGTGATCCCATGGAAAGCTACAAGGCGTTTCGAGGGCAGGAGCCAACGGTTGATGCGTTGTTGAAACGTCGTGGGTTGAAGTGA
- a CDS encoding DUF4404 family protein: MNVIVEVSTMPREELRNTLASLHETLSGTDDVDPETRELLKSVTSDIERILADEESATEVGDSLTERIEDSMRAFKVSHPIIGGLLQRLSDGLANMGI; the protein is encoded by the coding sequence ATGAACGTTATCGTCGAGGTCTCAACAATGCCGCGAGAAGAATTACGCAACACGCTTGCGAGTCTGCACGAAACGCTAAGTGGCACGGACGACGTCGATCCCGAAACCCGGGAGCTGCTGAAGAGTGTCACGTCTGACATTGAGCGAATTCTGGCGGACGAAGAATCTGCGACCGAAGTGGGGGATTCGCTCACCGAACGGATCGAAGATTCCATGCGAGCGTTCAAGGTCAGTCATCCGATTATCGGCGGTCTGCTTCAACGCCTGAGTGACGGACTGGCGAATATGGGGATCTGA
- a CDS encoding STAS domain-containing protein — protein MIDYKTHRPDAYPEVLVVELSGKLDAETSDYLIQCIQTEIESGARKVVLDCSKLDYISSLGLGTLVRASHRVKKQDGAIALAGVQGMVAEVLAIAQLGRLLHMYPDVDAAATSFAA, from the coding sequence TTGATCGACTACAAGACACACAGACCAGACGCGTATCCCGAAGTTCTGGTCGTCGAACTGTCAGGGAAACTCGACGCCGAGACTTCTGACTACTTGATTCAGTGTATTCAGACTGAGATCGAAAGCGGAGCGCGAAAAGTGGTGTTGGACTGCAGCAAACTCGACTACATCTCCAGCCTCGGGCTGGGCACACTTGTCCGCGCGTCGCACCGGGTGAAGAAGCAGGACGGAGCGATTGCTCTGGCTGGTGTTCAGGGTATGGTTGCGGAGGTCCTCGCGATAGCTCAGCTTGGCCGCCTGCTGCATATGTATCCTGACGTTGATGCCGCCGCGACGTCATTCGCTGCCTGA
- a CDS encoding DinB family protein: MNTKDAIKQTYGFSQMVLNGYLGDFEDADLMQRPGEGCNHIAWQLGHLISSEGNLLNMAVPDAAAELPDGFVENHAKENAGSDDASQFCTKAEYLELFQKVQAATFAALDSLSDDDLDKPGPEGMRNFCPTVGSLFILISTHVMMHVGQIVPIRRRLDKPFVM, encoded by the coding sequence ATGAACACGAAAGACGCCATCAAACAAACCTACGGATTCAGCCAGATGGTCCTCAACGGATACCTCGGCGACTTCGAAGACGCGGATCTGATGCAGCGACCGGGCGAAGGGTGTAATCACATCGCATGGCAGCTTGGGCATCTGATCAGCTCAGAAGGCAACTTGCTAAACATGGCTGTGCCGGATGCAGCGGCTGAACTTCCGGACGGATTCGTCGAAAATCACGCCAAAGAAAACGCGGGCAGTGATGATGCGTCGCAGTTCTGCACGAAGGCAGAATACCTTGAGCTGTTTCAAAAAGTGCAGGCGGCTACATTCGCCGCATTGGACAGCCTTAGCGATGACGATCTCGACAAGCCGGGACCAGAAGGCATGCGAAACTTCTGTCCGACCGTGGGTTCGCTGTTCATACTCATTTCAACTCACGTCATGATGCACGTCGGCCAGATCGTGCCGATCCGTCGCCGCCTCGACAAACCATTTGTTATGTAA